From the genome of Streptomyces sp. NBC_01304:
CTCCCGCTTGACCATGTGTTCGCTCACGCCCAGGCGGGCGTTGGCCCCCGCGTAGAGCACACTGCCCGAGAGCAGAAGGGGGATCGACAGGACGAGAAGCAGCAGGCTGTACTGGATTCCCTGGCGCCACGCATCCATGTCGGCCTCGTACCCGTCCGGATCGGGCAGCCGCAGCCACAGCCACAGTCCCCACAGCAGGAGAGCCGCACCCCCGGCGATCAGCCCCATGCCCCGCTGGCGCGCCCGCTGCGCCTCCTGCATGAACCGCAGATCCAGAGCCTTCGCATCCATGTCTTCCCCACCTCGTACGACGTCGACTTCGCGGTGCGCACAGCCGCTCGAACCTAGCAACCGCCCTGATCAGCCGCGCGACGCCCCCAAGTCGTCCCGACAAGCACCAGCCCCGCCCCCAACAGCCCCACCGCGCCCAGCGCTTCCCCGCCGATCGCGATGCCGACGGCCGCCGCCCACAGCGGCTCCGTGCCGAGCAGCAGGCTGACCCGGGACGGGGACGTCTTGCGTACGGCCCACATCTGGACGCCGAAGGCGAAGAGGGTGCAGAAGACGGAGAGGAAGACCAGGCCCGCCCACTCCCGCGGACCGAACCCGACCGCCGCCGACCACGGCGACTCCCCCACGCCCGCTCCCGCGAGCAGCGCGAACACACCTACCGCCGCGCCCAGTTGGACCGTCGTCAGCGACAGCGAATCGGCGTCCTGGACTGCCTTGATCCGCGCCATGGCCAGCACATGCGCGGTCCGCGCGAGAGCGGCGAGCAGGATCAGCAGATCGCCCGGCGAGGGGCTGGTGAAGCCTCCGTTCTGCGTCAGCAGCACCACACCGAGCACGGAGAGGCCGGCCGCGGCGAGGAAGGCCCGCGAGGGGGCGCGCCTGGTCACGGCCGCCTCGGCGAGCGGGGTGAAGATCATGGTGAGGCTGATGATGAGGCCGGCGTTGGTCGCCGACGTGTGCACGACGCCGTACGTCTCCAGGAGGAAGATCCCGCCGAGGATCAGCCCGAGCAGCCCGGCCCCCCGCCACTGCGCCCCGCCGAGGGCCCGCAGCTTCCGCCACCCGACGACGGCCAGGACGGGCAGCACCAGCGCGAACCGGAGCACCAGGACGGCGATCACGGTGTGCGAGGTGGTGATGCCCTTGGCCGCGAGATAGCTGCCGCCCCAGACGACGGCCACGAGCAGCACGGGCAGATCGGTCAGCCAGGCGCGGCGGGGCGCGAGGGTGCCCGGAGTGGTGGCGAGCGTCGACACGGGGTGGGTCTCCAACGGGTACGGCGTGGTGGAGACTTCGGCGGCTCGCACGGGGAGCGCTCACCGTATCCGGCGAGATCGCTCCCCGGCAGGGGTGTCTCACGGGTCGATCACTGGTCGGTACCTGGCGGTCACTGGTCGAGCGAGTAGCTGCCGTACTCGGGGCGTCCGTTGAGTTCGTACGTGCTGATGACCACGCCCGTGCTGGTGGTGCGCGACTGGGCGAGCTTGAACGCCGTGGGCAGACCGCCCTCGGCGAACAGGCGCTTGCCACTGCCGAGCACCACCGGGAACGTCATCAGATGCACGGTGTCGATCAGATCGTGCTGGAACAGCGACTGGGCGAGATTGCCGCTGCCGTGCAGCTGCAACTCGCGGCCGTCCTGCTCCTTGAGCGCGGTGACGTCCTTGGCCAGGTCCTCGGCGCCGATCAGGTGGGAGTTGTTCCAGTCGGCGGACTTGAGGGTGGTGCTGGCGACGTACTTGGGCAGGGCGTTGAGCTTGTCGGAGACGATGTCGCCGCTGACCTTGGGCCAGTACCCGGCGAAGATCTCGTACGTTCCCCGGCCGAGCAGGAAGGCGTCCGCCCGCTCGAAGTTCTCGGTCACGAAGGCGCCGAAGTCGTCGTCCCCGAAAGGAACGGACCAGCCGCCGTGCGGGAAGCCGCTGCTGGCGTCCTCCTCGGGGGCGCCGGGCGCCTGGAAGACGCCGTCGAGGGTGACGAACTGGGTGAGGGTGATCTTCATGGTGTGCGCTCCTTCGGTGCGGAAGATGTCGCCTCTATGACCGTGGCACGGGCCGGAACTCATCGCGGGTTCGGTGTCCGATCTCCGCCAGCCCCGAGGGCTCCCGGGCGATTTCATTGAACTCGCAACCACTACTGAGGAGCACGCGATGAACGGCATGAACAGCAAGGTGGCCCTGGTGACCGGCGGCAGCCGCGGGATGGGGGCGGCGATCGCGCTGCGCCTGGCCCAGCAGGGCAACGATGTGGCGATCACCTATGTGCGGGGCGAGGACGCGGCCCGCGAGGTCGTCGCGAAGATCGAGGCCGCCGGGCAGCGGGGGCTCGCGATCCAGGCCGACGCGGCGGACGTGGCGGCTCCGGCCGCCGCGGTGGAGCGTACGGTCGCGGAGTTCGGGCGCCTGGACATCCTGGTGAACAACGCGGGCATCGGCGTACTCGCCCCGCTGGGCGACCTGGCGCTCGCCGATGTGGACCGGGTCCTCGACATCAATGTCCGCGGGGTGTTCCTGGCCTCGCAGGCGGCGGCCGGCAAGCTGGAGCGCGGGGGCCGGATCATCACCACCGGTTCCATCATGGCGTACCACGTGCCGGGTCCCGGCGGGACGCTGTACGCGATGAGCAAGGCGGCGCTGATCGGCCTGACCAAGGCCCTCGCCAGGGAGTTGGGCGGTCAGGGCATCACCGCGAACCTGGTGAACCCCGGCCCGATCGACACGGACATGAACCCGGCGGACGGCCCCTACGCGGAGCCGCAGGCCGCGATGACGGCGCTCGGCCGGTTCGGCTCGGCCGATGAAGTCGCCTCCCTGGTCGCCTACTTGGCGAGCGAGGACGCGTCGTACGTCACCGGGGCCGAGTTCGCGGTCGACGGCGGGCACGCGGCCTGACTGCAGGCCGATTCGGCAACGTACAAAAAAAATGAGGCGCACCGGGGCTGTCCTCCCGGTGCGCCTCACGTTCTACGGGGCTTCAAGCGGCAGCGTTCAGCCGCCCAGCTCCTGGTGGCGGGCCGCCAGCTTCGCCGTGCCGTCCTCGGTCAGGGAGCCGAAGAGGCGGAGGCGGGAGAAGCCGCCGTCCGGGAAGATGTCGATCCGCACGAGGCTGCCGACCGCCGGGGTGTCCAGGACGAACCGGTGGTTGGTGTCGGGCTGCAGGCGGGTGCGCGGCAGGAACTCCTGCCACTCAGCGTCGTCGCTCGACTTGATGGAGAGCGACGCCCAGCCGGCGCTGTTGCCCTTGAGGTACGCCGTGTCGATCTCGATGGCGCTGATCGAGGACTCGGCGACGAGCTGGTAGTTGATCCAGTCGTTGCCGTTGTCACGGCGGCGGGCGGTCTCCCAGCCGTCGTCCATCTTGCGGGAGCGGCCCGGGTTGATGGTGTTGACCGGCGAGGAGTAGAAGCGGTTGGACGCGTCGGTGACGGCGCCGCCGTTCTC
Proteins encoded in this window:
- a CDS encoding dihydrofolate reductase family protein, which encodes MKITLTQFVTLDGVFQAPGAPEEDASSGFPHGGWSVPFGDDDFGAFVTENFERADAFLLGRGTYEIFAGYWPKVSGDIVSDKLNALPKYVASTTLKSADWNNSHLIGAEDLAKDVTALKEQDGRELQLHGSGNLAQSLFQHDLIDTVHLMTFPVVLGSGKRLFAEGGLPTAFKLAQSRTTSTGVVISTYELNGRPEYGSYSLDQ
- a CDS encoding SDR family NAD(P)-dependent oxidoreductase; this translates as MNGMNSKVALVTGGSRGMGAAIALRLAQQGNDVAITYVRGEDAAREVVAKIEAAGQRGLAIQADAADVAAPAAAVERTVAEFGRLDILVNNAGIGVLAPLGDLALADVDRVLDINVRGVFLASQAAAGKLERGGRIITTGSIMAYHVPGPGGTLYAMSKAALIGLTKALARELGGQGITANLVNPGPIDTDMNPADGPYAEPQAAMTALGRFGSADEVASLVAYLASEDASYVTGAEFAVDGGHAA
- a CDS encoding DMT family transporter translates to MSTLATTPGTLAPRRAWLTDLPVLLVAVVWGGSYLAAKGITTSHTVIAVLVLRFALVLPVLAVVGWRKLRALGGAQWRGAGLLGLILGGIFLLETYGVVHTSATNAGLIISLTMIFTPLAEAAVTRRAPSRAFLAAAGLSVLGVVLLTQNGGFTSPSPGDLLILLAALARTAHVLAMARIKAVQDADSLSLTTVQLGAAVGVFALLAGAGVGESPWSAAVGFGPREWAGLVFLSVFCTLFAFGVQMWAVRKTSPSRVSLLLGTEPLWAAAVGIAIGGEALGAVGLLGAGLVLVGTTWGRRAADQGGC